A window of the Phragmites australis chromosome 20, lpPhrAust1.1, whole genome shotgun sequence genome harbors these coding sequences:
- the LOC133901673 gene encoding serine/threonine-protein kinase PEPKR2-like produces MESLPRKRKGARGACSLAGSLHDAPAARKRTCREPKQRPEKKRPPSAGGDAVGDASSARGGVVMTAPPASGRAAPDSPGRGLKRKLGCIESATRMGRKKRLESEYELGGEIGQGKFGSVRICRAKAGGEEFACKALPKNGEETVHREVEIMQHLSGHPGVVTLKTVFEDADKFYLVMELCGGGRLLDEVAREGKFSEQRAAIVIKDLMAVLKYCHEMGVVHRDIKPENILLTKAGKVKLADFGLAARVTNGQKLSGVAGSPAYVAPEVLSGSYSEKVDIWGAGVLLHVLLLGSLPFQGGSLDAVFEAIKTVELDFNSGPWESISGLGRDLIGQMLNRDVSSRITADEVLSHPWVLFYTECPLKAVAANLCITNKIVAPRIPWDRIRSECDSSSSDSSSQRSEDQDECGIVDALTAAITRVRISEPKRSRLCSPAITIQQECSSNLKSNLCTAF; encoded by the exons ATGGAGTCGCTGCCGCGGAAGCGCAAGGGCGCGCGTGGCGCGTGCTCCCTGGCCGGATCCCTCCACGACGCGCCCGCTGCCCGCAAGCGCACCTGCCGGGAGCCCAAGCAACGCCCCGAGAAGAAGAGGCCGCCCTCCGCGGGCGGCGATGCCGTTGGCGACGCCTCCTCCGCCCGAGGCGGCGTGGTGATGACGGCGCCCCCCGCGAGCGGGCGGGCGGCGCCGGACAGCCCCGGGCGCGGACTGAAGCGGAAGCTGGGCTGCATCGAGTCGGCCACGCGGATGGGGAGGAAGAAGCGGCTCGAGAGCGAGTACGAGCTCGGCGGCGAGATCGGCCAGGGCAAGTTCGGCTCCGTCCGGATCTGCCGCGCCAAGGCCGGCGGCGAGGAGTTCGCCTGCAAGGCGCTGCCCAAGAACGGCGAGGAGACGGTCCACCGCGAGGTGGAGATCATGCAGCACCTCTCGGGCCACCCCGGCGTCGTCACGCTCAAGACCGTCTTCGAGGACGCCGACAAGTTTTACCTCGTCATGGAGCTCTGCGGCGGGGGGAGGCTGCTCGACGAGGTCGCCAGGGAGGGGAAGTTCTCCGAGCAGCGCGCCGCCATTGTGATCAAGGATCTCATGGCCGTGCTCAAGTACTGCCACGAGATGGGCGTTGTGCACAGGGACATTAAGCCGGAGAATATTTTGCTCACCAAGGCCGGGAAGGTGAAGCTGGCCGACTTCGGACTCGCTGCACGGGTTACTAATG GTCAGAAATTGTCTGGCGTTGCTGGGAGCCCAGCATATGTGGCACCTGAAGTTCTTTCAGGAAGCTATTCTGAGAAAGTAGATATATGGGGTGCTGGTGTGCTACTTCATGTACTATTGCTTGGTTCACTTCCATTTCAAGGAGGTTCTCTGGATGCTGTCTTTGAGGCTATAAAGACAGTTGAACTTGATTTCAACAGTGGTCCATGGGAATCAATATCAGGTCTTGGACGGGATCTTATTGGCCAAATGTTGAATAGAGATGTCTCCTCTAGAATTACCGCTGATGAAGTTCTTA GTCACCCATGGGTCTTGTTTTACACGGAATGTCCCCTGAAGGCTGTAGCTGCTAATTTGTGTATCACTAACAAGATTGTAGCACCCAGAATTCCATGGGACAGAATTAGGTCAGAATGTGATTCATCATCTTCAGATTCATCAAGCCAAAGGTCAGAGGATCAGGACGAATGTGGTATAGTTGACGCACTGACCGCAGCGATAACTCGTGTTAGGATATCAGAGCCAAAGAGGAGTCGGCTGTGTAGCCCTGCCATTACCATTCAGCAGGAATGCTCTTCAAACTTGAAGAGTAACCTGTGTACGGCGTTCTGA
- the LOC133902114 gene encoding uncharacterized protein LOC133902114, whose protein sequence is MTKKTTNLSHLKTALCLLPPLLLAVFFCIHFQTQFSLFSPVCRCASQPAATVDDHVDRLRASATFLPLKDTRQGAETWFISTLNATAEPVGEARNLVFPSEKSSGRLLCLAAPSRHDGAKNAYALAWRDALPHGVALLPGLTFVSETAYDHSNIWHGLTSIVPFASWHERSGCRARPARWALFHQGEVRTEMSRWLATLVEATTGVEVVIETFDRPSTVCFEEAVVFRANVAGMNSERMLRAADFMRCKARAYCGVDVREAGSADPSALRVTLLFRTGARAFKDEAAVTRVFEKECARVAGCAVAAAHVKNLTFCEQVKLLSATDVLISAHGAQMTNMLFMERNSSVMEFYPLGWKQRAGGGQYVYRWMTSWTGMRHEGSWWEPDGEPCPNNPDILDCWKDRKIGHNETYFAQWAARVFAAAKDRKKGSAGEALAEERRRQATICKCI, encoded by the exons ATGACGAAGAAGACCACCAACCTGAGCCATCTCAAGACTGCGCTctgcctcctccctcctctcctgctCGCTGTCTTCTTCTGCATCCACTTCCAAACACAGTTCAGCCTCTTCTCCCCCGTCTGCCGGTGCGCCAGTCAGCCTGCCGCCACCGTCGACGACCACGTCGACCGCCTGCGGGCGTCGGCCACCTTCCTCCCGCTCAAGGACACGCGCCAGGGCGCCGAAACATGGTTCATCAGCACCCTCAACGCCACTGCCGAGCCGGTGGGCGAGGCCAGGAACCTGGTCTTCCCGTCCGAGAAGTCCTCCGGCCGCCTCCTCTGCCTGGCTGCGCCTTCACGGCACGACGGCGCCAAGAACGCCTACGCACTCGCGTGGCGCGACGCGCTCCCCCACGGCGTGGCTTTACTGCCCGGGCTCACTTTCGTGTCCGAGACGGCCTACGACCACAGCAACATCTGGCATGGGCTGACGTCGATCGTCCCGTTCGCGTCGTGGCACGAGAGGAGCGGGTGCAGGGCGCGGCCGGCGAGGTGGGCGCTGTTCCACCAGGGCGAGGTGAGGACGGAGATGAGCAGGTGGCTGGCGACGCTGGTCGAGGCGACGACGGGCGTGGAGGTGGTCATCGAAACGTTTGACCGGCCCAGCACTGTGTGCTTCGAGGAAGCGGTGGTGTTCAGGGCGAACGTAGCAGGCATGAACAGTGAGCGGATGCTCCGAGCGGCCGACTTCATGCGGTGCAAGGCCCGGGCTTACTGCGGCGTGGACGTGCGGGAAGCTGGAAGCGCTGACCCGTCGGCCTTGCGCGTCACGCTTCTGTTCCGCACGGGGGCGCGGGCGTTCAAGGACGAGGCGGCCGTCACGCGCGTGTTCGAGAAGGAGTGCGCGCGCGTGGCGGGgtgcgccgtcgccgccgcgcacGTGAAAAACTTGACGTTCTGTGAACAG GTGAAGCTGCTGAGCGCGACGGACGTGCTGATCTCGGCGCACGGGGCGCAGATGACGAACATGCTGTTCATGGAAAGGAACAGCAGCGTCATGGAGTTCTACCCTCTGGGGTGGAAGCAGAGAGCGGGGGGCGGGCAGTACGTGTACCGCTGGATGACGAGCTGGACCGGGATGCGGCACGAGGGCTCGTGGTGGGAACCCGACGGCGAACCGTGCCCCAACAACCCCGACATCCTCGACTGTTGGAAGGACAGGAAGATCGGGCACAACGAGACCTACTTCGCGCAGTGGGCGGCCAGAGTCTTCGCCGCGGCCAAGGATCGCAAGAAGGGCAGTGCCGGCGAGGCGTTGGCGGAAGAGCGGCGGCGACAAGCGACGATCTGCAAATGCATTTAG
- the LOC133902181 gene encoding uncharacterized protein LOC133902181, with amino-acid sequence MKQLAMKKKTTTNVSHLRCALSLLPPLLLAVIVYLQFQTLGLFSSISRIVSQPAAVDDFIGRLRASATFLPLKDTRERSQTWFISTLDDVSEPEGEAKNLFFPSAASYGRILCLAAPSHHDGTENAYALAWRDALPNGAALRPGLAFVSETAYDHSNIWHGLTALVPFASWYARSGCRARPSRWALFHHGEVRMGMSGWLTTLAEAATGVNMTVETFDTPGPVCFEEAVVFRRNLEGLSRERLLGAFDFMRCKARAYCGVDVSKAGGGASTSALRVTLLFRSGGRAFKDEAAVTRVFQKECARLGGCTVATAHSDSMTFCDQVRLLSATDVLISAHGAQMTNLLFMDRSSSIMEFYPMGWRQRAGGGQFVYRWMADRAGMQHEGSWWDPNGEPCPRSPDILSCYKNRQIGHNETYFSQWAARVFPAAKERKMRNAGEVSAEERRRQAATCNCS; translated from the exons ATGAAACAGCTCGccatgaagaagaagaccaccactAACGTGAGCCATCTCAGGTGCGCGCTcagcctcctccctcctctcctgctCGCTGTCATCGTCTACCTCCAGTTCCAAACCCTCGGCCTCTTCTCCTCGATTTCCCGAATCGTTAGTCAGCCTGCTGCCGTCGACGACTTCATCGGCCGCCTCCGCGCGTCGGCCACCTTCCTCCCGCTCAAGGACACGCGCGAGCGCTCCCAAACATGGTTCATCAGCACCCTCGACGACGTCTCCGAGCCGGAGGGCGAGGCCAAGAACCTGTTCTTCCCTTCCGCGGCGTCCTACGGCCGGATCCTCTGCTTGGCGGCGCCTTCCCACCACGACGGCACCGAGAACGCCTACGCGCTCGCGTGGCGCGACGCGCTCCCCAACGGCGCTGCGCTCCGGCCCGGGCTCGCGTTCGTGTCCGAGACAGCCTACGACCACAGCAACATTTGGCACGGGCTCACGGCGCTCGTCCCGTTCGCGTCGTGGTACGCCAGGAGCGGTTGCAGGGCGCGGCCGTCGAGATGGGCGCTGTTCCACCACGGCGAGGTGAGGATGGGGATGAGCGGGTGGCTGACGACGCTGGCCGAGGCTGCGACGGGCGTGAACATGACCGTCGAGACGTTTGACACGCCCGGACCGGTGTGCttcgaggaggcggtggtgttCAGGAGGAACCTGGAAGGCCTGAGCAGGGAGCGGCTGCTCGGGGCGTTCGACTTCATGAGGTGCAAGGCCAGGGCTTACTGCGGCGTGGACGTGTCGAAAGCCGGAGGCGGTGCCAGCACGTCGGCCCTGCGCGTCACGCTTCTTTTCCGCTCGGGCGGGAGGGCGTTCAAGGACGAGGCGGCCGTCACGCGCGTGTTCCAGAAGGAGTGCGCGCGCTTGGGCGGGTGCACGGTCGCCACCGCGCACTCGGACAGCATGACGTTCTGTGACCAG GTGAGGTTGCTGAGCGCGACGGACGTGCTGATCTCAGCGCACGGGGCGCAGATGACGAACTTGCTGTTCATGGATAGGAGCAGCAGCATCATGGAGTTCTACCCCATGGGGTGGAGGCAGAGGGCGGGGGGCGGCCAGTTCGTGTACCGGTGGATGGCGGACCGGGCGGGGATGCAGCACGAGGGCTCGTGGTGGGACCCCAACGGCGAGCCCTGCCCCCGCTCCCCGGACATCCTCAGCTGCTACAAGAACCGGCAGATCGGGCACAACGAGACCTACTTCTCGCAGTGGGCGGCGAGAGTCTTCCCCGCGGCCAAGGAGCGTAAGATGCGTAATGCCGGCGAGGTCTCGGCGGAAGAGCGGCGGCGACAAGCAGCGACCTGCAACTGCAGCTAG